One window of Saccharopolyspora phatthalungensis genomic DNA carries:
- a CDS encoding SDR family oxidoreductase, whose protein sequence is MKVLVTGAAGNVGLNVVHQLVTENWDVRVLTRRAQASAFPEGVNVCIGDLSRPETLTDALSNVEALFLFPVPETAEAVVSKAEKAGVRRIVVLSSAAVTTGIDTDFHLAVEQAVEASGLEYTHVRPGEFATNKLALWGPPIRAERVVRDPAPSVASFPVHEQDIADVAFLALTTDGHAGQAYTLDGPELLTRRQQAELIGEAIREDIRFEVVTPHEARKIYLAQGGIAAEYADFILGFRDYDGNEANPSDIEKLDYSSLGPRPTAEAVTGRPARTFLQWAKDHAQDFYR, encoded by the coding sequence ATGAAGGTTCTGGTGACAGGGGCGGCCGGCAACGTTGGATTGAACGTCGTCCACCAATTGGTGACAGAAAACTGGGACGTGCGGGTCTTGACACGTAGGGCGCAGGCTTCGGCATTTCCAGAGGGAGTAAATGTCTGCATAGGGGACCTTAGCCGACCCGAGACGCTGACAGATGCTCTGAGTAATGTCGAGGCGCTTTTTCTGTTTCCCGTACCTGAGACCGCTGAGGCCGTGGTCAGTAAAGCTGAGAAAGCAGGCGTGCGTCGTATCGTGGTGCTCTCGTCCGCTGCGGTCACTACCGGTATCGACACTGATTTCCACCTCGCGGTTGAGCAAGCGGTCGAAGCGTCCGGTCTTGAGTACACCCACGTGCGCCCTGGCGAGTTCGCCACTAACAAACTGGCTCTGTGGGGTCCCCCGATTCGCGCCGAGCGCGTGGTGCGTGACCCCGCACCGAGTGTCGCTTCGTTCCCGGTCCACGAGCAGGATATCGCTGACGTGGCGTTCCTCGCGCTGACCACGGATGGACACGCGGGCCAAGCTTATACGCTGGACGGCCCCGAGCTCCTCACGCGACGGCAGCAGGCTGAGCTAATTGGTGAGGCGATACGGGAGGATATCCGCTTCGAAGTGGTGACACCGCACGAAGCCCGGAAGATCTATCTCGCTCAGGGCGGGATCGCGGCTGAGTACGCCGACTTCATTCTGGGATTCAGGGATTATGATGGTAACGAGGCAAACCCATCAGACATTGAGAAATTGGATTACTCGTCGCTTGGGCCCAGGCCAACGGCAGAGGCCGTTACCGGAAGACCCGCTCGTACATTCTTACAATGGGCGAAGGACCACGCGCAAGATTTTTACCGTTAG
- a CDS encoding AfsR/SARP family transcriptional regulator — protein sequence MRLTRSKVADLRSAGEGNIGGSHTVVPPLVDRATADGSVDIRMLGPISITLRGESIMPTAGKPRQLLVLLALRYGQVVPVSTLMEELWGDVIPRSGMTTLQTYVMQLRRLIGGSLPADSQRVAKELLVTRFNGYQLMATPRSWDLHEFERLAADGETALDLGDAVSASKYLGQALDLWRGPALADVPTGRMLATEAIGMEEARMRVHQRRIVADFSLGKHDVVIPELRMLVVQNPMHENFCALLMIALQRSGAAWRALEVFRNLRTTLIEEFGVEPSGRLQELHQAVLSNTPELSLRSYGLV from the coding sequence ATGCGTCTCACACGTTCGAAGGTCGCTGATCTCCGTTCGGCGGGCGAAGGCAACATTGGGGGTTCCCACACCGTGGTGCCGCCGCTGGTGGACAGGGCAACGGCCGACGGGTCGGTAGACATCCGGATGTTGGGGCCGATCTCGATCACCTTGCGCGGAGAGTCGATCATGCCTACCGCCGGCAAGCCGAGGCAGCTGCTCGTGCTTCTGGCATTGCGGTATGGCCAGGTTGTCCCGGTGTCGACGTTGATGGAGGAGCTCTGGGGCGACGTCATCCCGCGCAGCGGGATGACGACCTTGCAGACCTACGTTATGCAATTGCGTCGGCTGATCGGCGGGTCGCTACCAGCCGATTCCCAGCGGGTTGCCAAGGAGCTGCTGGTTACCCGGTTCAATGGGTACCAACTGATGGCTACTCCGCGCTCGTGGGACCTGCACGAGTTCGAGCGGTTGGCCGCCGACGGGGAAACCGCGCTCGATTTGGGCGACGCGGTGAGTGCTTCGAAGTACCTGGGCCAGGCGCTGGACCTGTGGCGCGGCCCGGCGCTCGCGGACGTGCCCACCGGGCGAATGCTGGCCACGGAGGCGATCGGTATGGAGGAGGCTCGGATGCGTGTGCACCAGCGGCGCATTGTTGCCGATTTCTCCCTGGGCAAGCACGACGTGGTCATCCCGGAGCTGCGCATGCTGGTCGTGCAGAACCCGATGCACGAGAACTTCTGCGCGCTGCTGATGATCGCCCTCCAGCGTTCAGGCGCGGCATGGCGCGCGCTGGAAGTGTTCCGGAACCTGCGCACGACCCTGATCGAGGAGTTCGGCGTCGAACCGTCCGGCCGTCTGCAGGAACTGCACCAGGCGGTGCTGTCCAACACGCCGGAGCTTTCGCTGCGGTCGTACGGACTGGTGTGA
- a CDS encoding ATP-dependent nuclease, with translation MHLEKYSVRGFRSLADVSEIPISSPTILAGPNDGGKTTALDALAFLLGEYPLTDDDRAYGGGETGSRCSLTEVIGDFRLDSWERETFDLPAELRVRRSVDAELAPRYEMWAPVPDDEELRDLSSKSVQELKELLTQFEVRPEKPTKPYLLAALRAYAKDHSNEAGWVGVPSGLTTRLPQLAVFEGRSLEPEAAIKSLLSLRLKDYVAQDAVQERVRELETDVQEWLKIEAKPLADHIVERCGDIASVDIDPSVSLTPQLRSTPLRLERSSGESVRLDRSGLGSSRRISIAVWETTSDFLLDQPKDTEETEEHEPPLQVIVVYDEPDTHLDYHFQREVMRLIRQQSAADRVNVVVATHSMNLIDGVDIHDVVLLRLDDDRRTVMERLGSGTHADFDRHLGIMAAAVGLRNSVLLHERCFLAVEGESEQLAIPILFNLSEDLSPQAAGVALWACGNNEGALHLARYLFKHGRSVLLMVDADSESTNKMFRTDRLKATFDNRDEEVVVMLGKEHGHRELEELFSDELWARTANTVWPRDHDWTPEDFKALRDGKFSADVLEMLREHSEDAPRGKPAMMLGLAAQLDKPEEVPKALRDVFRRLRELAG, from the coding sequence GTGCATCTTGAGAAGTACTCCGTACGCGGCTTTCGCTCCCTTGCCGACGTCTCGGAAATACCCATCAGTAGTCCCACGATCCTTGCAGGCCCGAACGATGGCGGGAAGACCACGGCGCTGGACGCCCTCGCGTTCCTGCTTGGCGAGTACCCCCTGACCGACGACGATCGGGCGTACGGCGGCGGCGAGACGGGCAGTCGATGTTCTCTCACCGAAGTCATCGGCGATTTCCGCTTGGACTCCTGGGAGCGGGAAACATTCGATCTCCCGGCTGAGCTCCGCGTGCGGCGAAGCGTCGACGCTGAACTCGCCCCTCGATATGAGATGTGGGCCCCCGTACCTGATGACGAGGAGCTACGAGACCTTTCGAGCAAGTCCGTTCAAGAGTTAAAAGAACTGCTGACACAGTTCGAGGTGCGCCCCGAGAAGCCCACCAAGCCGTATCTATTGGCGGCTCTCCGTGCATACGCCAAAGATCACTCCAATGAAGCCGGCTGGGTTGGTGTCCCGTCCGGCTTGACAACGCGACTACCACAATTGGCGGTGTTCGAAGGGCGATCTCTGGAGCCGGAAGCCGCGATCAAATCGTTGCTCTCGTTGCGGCTTAAGGATTATGTGGCCCAAGACGCCGTACAAGAGCGGGTACGTGAGCTTGAGACCGACGTCCAGGAATGGTTGAAGATTGAGGCGAAACCGTTGGCTGACCACATCGTCGAGCGGTGTGGAGACATAGCCTCTGTCGACATCGATCCTAGTGTGAGCCTCACACCACAGCTTCGCTCAACGCCTCTTCGGCTTGAACGATCATCAGGCGAGTCGGTTAGACTAGATCGGTCCGGACTCGGTAGCTCACGCCGCATTTCAATTGCGGTCTGGGAGACGACCAGCGACTTTTTGCTGGACCAGCCCAAGGACACAGAGGAGACTGAAGAGCACGAGCCTCCACTGCAGGTCATCGTTGTCTACGACGAGCCAGACACGCATCTTGACTACCACTTCCAGCGCGAGGTCATGCGGCTTATCCGACAGCAGAGCGCGGCGGACCGCGTGAACGTCGTCGTGGCTACGCATTCGATGAACCTGATCGACGGCGTCGATATACATGATGTCGTGCTCCTTCGTCTTGACGACGACCGGCGTACCGTCATGGAGCGCCTTGGCAGCGGCACGCACGCGGATTTCGACCGCCACCTCGGCATCATGGCAGCGGCAGTGGGCCTGCGAAACTCGGTTCTGTTGCATGAACGGTGCTTCCTCGCCGTCGAGGGCGAATCCGAGCAACTTGCAATCCCAATCTTGTTCAACCTTTCGGAAGACCTCTCACCGCAGGCAGCAGGTGTGGCGCTCTGGGCATGTGGCAACAACGAAGGCGCGCTACATCTAGCGCGCTATCTGTTCAAGCATGGTCGATCGGTTTTGCTCATGGTCGACGCCGACAGCGAATCTACGAACAAGATGTTCCGAACCGACCGACTGAAGGCCACATTCGACAACCGCGATGAGGAAGTGGTCGTGATGCTAGGCAAAGAGCACGGCCACAGAGAACTTGAAGAACTCTTCAGTGACGAGTTGTGGGCACGCACCGCGAACACTGTCTGGCCACGCGATCACGACTGGACCCCCGAGGACTTCAAAGCCCTGCGCGATGGAAAGTTCAGCGCCGATGTGCTCGAAATGTTGCGGGAGCACAGCGAGGACGCCCCCCGAGGCAAGCCAGCGATGATGCTCGGACTCGCAGCTCAGCTGGACAAGCCAGAAGAAGTCCCTAAGGCTCTTCGTGACGTCTTTCGGCGACTTCGAGAGCTAGCAGGCTAG
- a CDS encoding Wadjet anti-phage system protein JetD domain-containing protein, with translation MTNEPTDVPDVLHTPSWAWLRTTVRNRLETDGSAATVVIDTDKLTDGESRVFRWLLKVPATRRGEVRVRLSRLDRELAERVTNGVDLHSTLAFLGGPLDDQRARKRQQREDRIVRDQETYDEVVRLAATVPELEREYTALVSSPPSPALRVPPGSRSGTTSWAVYELALRAAVVWWAEDRDGRRVTAKELAGKAWRNTKTAWTLPRRFAFGNLIHDSFDAAVDEADTELRMRGPLTWVAEDTVADASTSTPWIGLPALGLRTLGYSRFTARGVLLVENSDAFERVCRMPEVVDSWLCIWGGGFASEGLVRFLRPLSVPIAAWQDLDVDGIRIIDDLSKRLGRTVSAIGMSVALWENGVKRVQDPESLSRARGLAEELAVHGPAQLRGLAARIAKTGKGCEHETLYSQVLPTLGRDLKALEV, from the coding sequence ATGACCAACGAACCAACCGATGTACCGGACGTCCTGCACACCCCGAGCTGGGCATGGCTGCGCACGACGGTGCGCAACCGACTCGAGACGGACGGGAGCGCCGCCACGGTCGTCATCGACACGGACAAGTTGACCGACGGCGAGTCTCGGGTGTTCCGCTGGCTCCTCAAGGTGCCCGCGACGCGGCGCGGCGAGGTCCGGGTGAGGTTGAGCCGCCTGGACCGCGAGCTGGCGGAGCGCGTGACGAACGGAGTCGACCTGCACAGCACGCTCGCCTTCCTCGGCGGCCCTCTCGACGATCAGCGGGCACGGAAGCGACAACAGCGGGAGGACAGGATCGTGCGCGACCAGGAGACATACGACGAGGTCGTGCGGCTGGCCGCAACGGTGCCAGAACTGGAGAGGGAGTACACCGCGCTGGTTAGCTCGCCACCGTCGCCCGCGCTGCGGGTGCCACCGGGTTCACGCAGCGGCACGACGTCCTGGGCGGTGTACGAGCTCGCGCTCCGCGCGGCGGTCGTTTGGTGGGCGGAGGACCGCGACGGCCGCAGAGTTACCGCCAAGGAGCTGGCGGGCAAGGCGTGGAGAAATACCAAGACAGCGTGGACGCTGCCGCGCAGGTTCGCGTTCGGCAACCTGATCCACGACTCGTTCGACGCCGCCGTCGACGAGGCCGACACCGAGCTTCGCATGCGGGGCCCGCTCACCTGGGTCGCGGAAGACACCGTCGCGGACGCGTCCACGAGCACACCGTGGATCGGCCTGCCCGCTCTCGGGCTGCGCACGTTGGGGTACAGCCGTTTCACGGCGCGAGGCGTCCTCCTGGTCGAGAACAGCGACGCATTCGAGCGGGTGTGCAGGATGCCAGAGGTCGTCGACTCCTGGTTGTGCATCTGGGGTGGCGGGTTCGCGAGCGAGGGACTGGTCAGGTTCCTGCGGCCGCTGTCCGTTCCGATCGCGGCGTGGCAGGACCTAGACGTCGACGGCATCAGGATCATCGACGACCTCTCAAAACGCCTGGGCCGCACCGTCTCAGCGATCGGCATGTCCGTGGCGCTCTGGGAAAACGGAGTCAAGCGGGTTCAGGACCCCGAGAGCCTGTCCCGCGCACGCGGGCTCGCCGAAGAGCTCGCGGTTCACGGCCCGGCCCAATTGCGTGGGCTCGCCGCGCGCATCGCCAAAACAGGTAAGGGATGTGAGCACGAGACCCTGTACAGCCAGGTTCTACCCACGCTCGGCCGGGACCTGAAGGCGCTAGAAGTTTGA
- a CDS encoding pyridoxamine 5'-phosphate oxidase family protein, producing the protein MLAIDPYMADVLNEVRVVEFSTITKGGDLNTRPMSSVWSSETGQIMLTVPIAYPQKAYNVRRDGRVALFYSDFTGSGLAGNQTVLVQGTASAPTRIAAPQDIPEFWREVHRRYPDATDWYGSEAFRNTMDWYLWRLRIIVTPERVHLADAVDAGGAWEPCLPGASTMPTRIVDALERYPTAVLCSRDERGFPFATRATVMQDGAGPLQVQPLQPFCGLPGQANLLWHRHNGCGGEMRTLLVTGNLAQHGREWTFVPERMPGEFGSVRDEKSWFRDASARAHRYLERRGLQPPEIDWTVFAAP; encoded by the coding sequence GTGCTGGCGATCGATCCATACATGGCGGATGTTCTGAACGAGGTGCGCGTTGTCGAATTTAGCACCATCACAAAGGGTGGTGATCTAAACACTCGACCTATGTCGAGCGTCTGGTCATCAGAAACCGGACAGATCATGTTGACGGTCCCGATAGCGTATCCGCAGAAGGCATACAATGTCCGGCGGGACGGCAGGGTGGCTCTTTTCTACTCGGACTTCACCGGCAGCGGTCTTGCCGGTAACCAGACGGTATTGGTGCAGGGTACCGCGAGCGCACCCACGCGTATAGCGGCACCGCAGGACATACCGGAGTTCTGGCGGGAGGTTCATCGTAGGTACCCGGACGCCACCGATTGGTACGGCAGCGAGGCCTTCCGCAACACGATGGACTGGTACCTCTGGCGGCTGCGGATCATCGTTACGCCGGAGCGTGTCCACTTGGCCGATGCCGTAGACGCCGGTGGCGCCTGGGAACCTTGCCTACCCGGCGCATCCACGATGCCGACACGGATCGTGGATGCTCTTGAGCGATACCCCACTGCGGTGCTGTGTTCCCGGGACGAACGCGGGTTTCCCTTCGCGACCCGGGCGACTGTCATGCAGGACGGGGCCGGTCCGCTTCAGGTGCAACCCTTGCAACCATTCTGCGGTCTACCGGGCCAAGCGAACTTGCTGTGGCACCGGCACAACGGTTGCGGTGGCGAGATGCGTACCCTGCTGGTTACCGGGAACCTGGCACAGCACGGTCGTGAATGGACTTTCGTCCCGGAACGGATGCCTGGTGAATTCGGGTCCGTGCGCGACGAGAAGTCCTGGTTCCGCGACGCCAGCGCGCGGGCGCACCGCTATCTCGAACGGCGCGGGCTCCAGCCGCCGGAGATCGACTGGACGGTCTTCGCGGCACCTTGA
- a CDS encoding class I SAM-dependent methyltransferase, translated as MEQGNAQESFAVGEANYDALYRGKSGLDEMDLSFDGVPWDIGGPQPAIVELERVGEFRGAILDVGCGTGDNAVFLAQRGYVVTGVDASSTALENARERAGQCDTETLFVLDDVTSLGKIESLFDTVLDSALYHCLGQEQRRRYSAALHRVTRPGATLHLFCFADEGPGCFPAPFQVSMEDLRANLNGEWEISSIDIARYVSRLTRADLELLTSRDTGFPKVKPSESEVNDQGQVLTPVWRLRARRR; from the coding sequence ATGGAACAGGGAAACGCGCAAGAGTCATTCGCCGTTGGGGAGGCCAACTACGACGCGCTGTACCGTGGGAAATCAGGACTCGACGAGATGGATCTGAGCTTTGACGGCGTGCCGTGGGACATCGGCGGCCCCCAGCCCGCGATCGTCGAACTTGAACGCGTCGGCGAGTTTCGAGGCGCGATACTCGACGTGGGATGCGGAACAGGGGATAATGCCGTGTTTCTGGCGCAGCGCGGTTACGTGGTGACGGGCGTGGACGCCTCGTCGACCGCACTTGAGAATGCGCGGGAGCGTGCAGGGCAGTGCGACACGGAGACCCTGTTCGTGCTCGATGATGTGACGTCACTCGGAAAGATAGAATCGCTTTTCGATACCGTTCTGGACAGTGCGCTCTACCATTGCCTTGGGCAGGAACAACGTCGCCGATACAGCGCGGCGCTGCACCGGGTGACTCGGCCGGGCGCCACCCTGCACCTGTTTTGCTTCGCCGACGAAGGCCCCGGTTGCTTCCCGGCGCCGTTCCAGGTCAGCATGGAGGACCTTCGTGCCAATCTAAACGGGGAATGGGAGATTTCGTCTATCGATATTGCGCGGTACGTCTCGCGGCTGACCCGCGCGGACTTAGAGTTGTTGACTTCGCGAGATACAGGTTTTCCCAAGGTCAAACCAAGTGAGAGTGAGGTCAACGACCAGGGACAAGTCCTGACTCCGGTCTGGCGACTGCGCGCCCGGCGACGCTGA